A genomic stretch from Prochlorococcus marinus str. MIT 9312 includes:
- a CDS encoding DEAD/DEAH box helicase, translated as MLNLEEYFPFPLDDFQLEAIQAINSGNSLVLTAPTGSGKTLIGEFAIYRGLSHDSRVFYTTPLKALSNQKFRDFASQYGENKVGLLTGDISINREAPILVMTTEIFRNMLYGEFDEFDDPLENLESVILDECHYMNDPQRGTVWEETIIHCPSRTQIIALSATIANADQLQNWIEKVHGPTVLINSDKRPVPLDFIFCSVKGLHPLLNNKGNGIHPNCKIWRAPKGQKKRGKVGRIMQPKSPSIGFLISKLAERNMLPAIYFIFSRRGCDKAIENIKDLTLVSYSEANMISQKLDLYLKNNQEAIKDKSQCEALKRGIASHHAGLLPAWKELVEELFQQGLIKVVFATETLAAGINMPARTTVISSLSKRTEDGHRLLFSSEFLQMSGRAGRRGKDTQGYVVTLQTRFEGAKEASALAISKPNSLESQFTPSYGMVLNLLQSYTLEKSKELIKRSFGSFLYLDESSGDNAILENLDKDLIELKKITSNVSWNDFDAYEKLKNRLKEERRLLKILEKQAAEKLSEEITNALPYIKDGSLISIKAPQIKRKIVPGLICKKIYESQKIKSLLCLTIDNLFILIKASYIVSIFNDLDAIDVLGLEAPKMYFSGEVVRGDDMSQCFADRILEVSKKNDLQTPQYDLTTEVLAQRQQINALEEKVTDHTAHRFGDSRKLKKYRKRIVDVEQEINIRKKLLRDKENHNWRTFTDLIQILNHFGCLNDLELTEVGQTVCAIRSENELWIGLVLVSGYLDDLDPPELAAIIQAICVDVRRPNLWCNFKPSLKVLDVFNELDGLRKLVASQQNKFHIEIPIYLEIELTGIISAWARGEKWKDLVFNTSLDEGDVVRIIRRSIDVLSQVQYCIGVSNKLKSKAKLALKAINRFPVSESNDLIKVSEDINPATKRIDNNS; from the coding sequence TTGCTTAATTTAGAGGAATATTTCCCCTTTCCGCTAGATGATTTCCAGTTAGAGGCAATACAAGCTATTAATAGCGGAAATTCTCTTGTTTTAACGGCGCCAACAGGTTCTGGTAAAACATTGATAGGTGAATTTGCTATATATAGAGGTTTATCTCATGACAGCAGAGTTTTTTATACAACGCCTTTAAAGGCCCTATCAAACCAAAAGTTTAGAGATTTTGCTAGTCAATATGGTGAGAATAAAGTTGGCCTTTTAACAGGCGATATTAGTATAAATAGAGAAGCACCAATCTTAGTCATGACGACTGAGATTTTTAGGAACATGCTTTATGGCGAATTTGATGAATTTGATGATCCCTTAGAAAATTTAGAATCTGTGATTCTTGATGAATGTCATTATATGAATGACCCCCAAAGAGGCACAGTTTGGGAGGAAACCATAATCCATTGCCCTAGTAGAACTCAAATAATAGCTTTATCAGCAACAATAGCTAATGCAGATCAACTACAAAATTGGATAGAAAAAGTTCATGGACCCACAGTACTAATTAATAGTGATAAGAGACCAGTCCCACTTGATTTTATTTTTTGTAGTGTTAAAGGCCTCCATCCACTTTTAAATAATAAGGGTAATGGAATTCATCCAAACTGTAAGATTTGGAGAGCTCCTAAAGGGCAGAAAAAGAGAGGAAAAGTGGGAAGGATAATGCAACCAAAGTCTCCCTCAATTGGCTTTTTGATCTCGAAACTAGCTGAACGAAATATGTTGCCAGCTATTTATTTTATTTTTAGTAGAAGAGGATGTGACAAGGCTATTGAGAATATAAAAGATTTAACTTTAGTAAGTTATTCAGAAGCAAATATGATATCCCAAAAATTAGATCTTTATCTTAAAAATAATCAAGAGGCAATTAAAGATAAATCTCAATGCGAGGCATTAAAACGCGGTATTGCATCTCATCATGCTGGATTATTGCCTGCATGGAAAGAATTGGTTGAGGAATTATTTCAGCAAGGTTTGATAAAAGTTGTTTTTGCAACTGAAACTCTAGCTGCAGGAATTAATATGCCCGCAAGAACCACTGTCATTTCTTCTTTATCAAAAAGGACGGAAGATGGGCATAGATTATTATTTAGCAGTGAATTTTTGCAAATGTCAGGAAGAGCCGGAAGAAGAGGCAAAGATACCCAAGGATATGTTGTTACATTACAAACAAGATTCGAAGGAGCTAAAGAAGCAAGTGCACTGGCTATTAGTAAACCAAATTCTTTAGAGAGTCAATTCACTCCTAGTTATGGTATGGTACTTAATCTTTTACAAAGTTATACTTTAGAGAAGTCTAAAGAATTAATTAAAAGAAGTTTTGGTAGTTTTTTATATTTAGATGAATCCTCAGGTGATAATGCAATTCTTGAAAATTTAGATAAGGATTTAATTGAATTAAAAAAAATTACATCTAACGTTTCATGGAATGATTTTGATGCCTACGAAAAGTTAAAAAATCGTCTTAAAGAAGAGAGAAGACTCTTGAAAATTTTAGAAAAACAAGCGGCAGAAAAATTATCAGAAGAGATCACTAATGCACTCCCATATATTAAAGATGGAAGTTTAATTTCAATCAAAGCTCCACAAATTAAAAGAAAAATTGTTCCAGGATTAATTTGTAAGAAAATATATGAATCCCAAAAAATTAAGAGTTTATTGTGTTTGACAATTGATAATTTATTTATTCTTATAAAAGCTTCATACATAGTAAGTATTTTTAATGATTTGGATGCAATTGATGTCTTAGGACTTGAAGCCCCAAAGATGTATTTTTCTGGAGAGGTTGTTAGAGGAGATGATATGTCGCAGTGTTTTGCGGATCGAATTTTAGAAGTTTCAAAAAAAAATGATTTGCAAACTCCACAATATGATCTGACAACGGAAGTTTTGGCACAACGGCAACAAATTAATGCTTTAGAAGAAAAAGTAACTGATCATACCGCACATAGATTTGGAGACTCCAGGAAATTAAAGAAATATAGAAAAAGAATTGTTGATGTTGAACAAGAAATAAATATTAGAAAAAAACTTCTTAGGGATAAAGAAAATCATAACTGGAGAACTTTTACCGATTTGATTCAAATTTTGAATCATTTTGGTTGTTTAAATGATTTGGAATTGACAGAAGTTGGACAAACAGTTTGTGCAATAAGAAGTGAAAATGAATTATGGATTGGTCTTGTTTTAGTCAGTGGTTATTTGGACGATTTAGATCCTCCTGAGTTAGCTGCAATTATTCAAGCTATATGTGTTGATGTAAGGAGGCCTAATCTTTGGTGTAATTTCAAGCCTTCTTTAAAGGTATTAGATGTTTTTAATGAATTAGATGGTTTAAGAAAATTAGTCGCTTCACAACAAAATAAGTTTCATATTGAAATTCCTATTTATTTAGAAATAGAGTTGACTGGAATTATTTCTGCATGGGCAAGGGGGGAAAAATGGAAAGATTTGGTTTTTAATACTTCATTAGACGAAGGTGATGTAGTGAGGATTATTAGAAGATCAATTGATGTCCTTTCTCAAGTTCAATACTGTATTGGTGTTAGTAATAAATTAAAAAGCAAAGCAAAGCTAGCATTAAAAGCTATTAATCGTTTTCCTGTTTCTGAATCAAATGATCTTATAAAAGTCTCTGAAGATATTAATCCTGCAACAAAAAGAATTGACAATAATTCTTAA
- a CDS encoding aminotransferase class I/II-fold pyridoxal phosphate-dependent enzyme — translation MKKIKIPKNRTRKLKTFSLGKKPFELLSLNSHNKKLIDLCSNDYFGLSRDKDLIKAAYEISLLEGIGSGSSRFITGSRPIHELLETELAEWLDQQKVLLFPSGFQANIAAIQALANRNSIVIADKLIHNSLLVGVKAAQAKLVRFSHNNLKDLEEKIIKFNPKKNSILVVVESLYSMEGSIAPLREISEICKKNSVQLLVDEAHAIGILGPEGRGLSFNLRSDITMITGTFGKAFGSGGAFIASNSEIGEYLIQTSGAFRYTTALAPSLAAGALEGLKKILKNKEWGNDLLSSAKVWKDEIIRNFSFPVQGDAHILSIIVGQEENAIYLQKYLEKNGFLAVAIRPPTVPVGQSRIRITIRRNLDLNLLKHFIAVLKEFK, via the coding sequence ATGAAAAAAATAAAAATTCCAAAAAATAGAACCCGTAAATTAAAAACATTTTCTTTAGGTAAAAAACCCTTCGAACTTCTAAGTTTAAATTCTCATAATAAAAAACTTATAGACTTATGCAGTAATGATTATTTTGGATTAAGTAGGGATAAGGATTTAATAAAAGCTGCTTACGAAATAAGCCTATTAGAAGGTATTGGTTCTGGAAGCTCTAGGTTTATTACAGGTTCAAGACCAATACATGAATTATTAGAGACAGAACTTGCCGAGTGGCTTGATCAACAGAAAGTATTACTTTTCCCAAGCGGATTTCAAGCAAATATAGCCGCTATCCAGGCTTTAGCAAACAGAAATAGTATCGTAATAGCTGATAAATTGATTCATAACTCTTTATTAGTGGGAGTCAAAGCTGCTCAAGCAAAACTGGTTCGATTTTCACACAATAATTTAAAAGATTTAGAAGAAAAAATTATTAAATTTAACCCTAAAAAAAATTCCATTTTAGTTGTTGTTGAATCTCTTTACAGCATGGAGGGATCAATAGCTCCGCTCAGAGAAATTTCAGAAATTTGCAAAAAAAATAGTGTTCAATTATTAGTTGACGAAGCCCATGCAATTGGGATATTGGGCCCTGAAGGTAGGGGGTTAAGTTTTAATTTACGTTCGGATATAACTATGATTACTGGAACTTTTGGGAAAGCATTTGGAAGCGGTGGAGCTTTCATAGCATCCAATTCAGAGATTGGTGAATATCTTATCCAAACAAGTGGTGCATTTAGGTATACAACTGCACTCGCTCCATCTTTAGCTGCTGGGGCACTAGAAGGTTTGAAAAAAATTTTAAAAAATAAAGAATGGGGTAATGATTTGTTATCTTCTGCGAAGGTATGGAAAGATGAAATTATTAGAAATTTTAGTTTTCCAGTTCAAGGAGATGCTCACATTTTATCAATTATTGTTGGACAAGAAGAGAATGCTATTTATCTACAAAAATATCTCGAAAAAAATGGGTTCCTAGCAGTTGCAATAAGACCTCCAACTGTTCCAGTTGGGCAATCAAGAATCAGAATAACAATAAGAAGAAACTTAGATCTTAATCTGCTAAAGCATTTCATTGCAGTATTAAAAGAGTTTAAATGA
- a CDS encoding methyltransferase domain-containing protein, whose protein sequence is MIEMDNKKWSEKIKNNFNDAAYRYLEYSNIQKFFASKIVHFIKELNPQTKGKWIDLGSGPGLLADEIEKEFSSQKVWRIDFSKKMLLENKLSSKRILWDLNNDLPSEINNCSLITSNFCIHWLNNPEKIIKNWFSKLMPGGFLVISYPTKNCFPEWKDTCRKIDIEYSGLSFLYYKELLKDFKPNEIHYSEKFNYLENFEDVYKLFRSLINLGAQSTNCKRKTVKELKEIQKFWPKNYNNTVNLSWEIDIQIIKKL, encoded by the coding sequence ATGATTGAAATGGATAATAAAAAGTGGAGTGAGAAAATAAAAAATAATTTCAATGATGCTGCATATCGGTATTTAGAATATTCAAATATTCAAAAATTTTTTGCATCAAAGATTGTTCACTTTATTAAAGAATTAAATCCCCAAACAAAAGGTAAATGGATAGATCTTGGATCAGGACCAGGATTATTAGCTGACGAAATAGAAAAAGAATTTTCTTCTCAAAAAGTATGGAGAATTGATTTCAGCAAAAAAATGCTTCTTGAGAATAAATTATCTAGTAAAAGAATTTTATGGGATTTAAATAATGATTTACCCTCTGAAATTAATAACTGTTCTCTAATAACATCTAACTTTTGCATACATTGGTTAAACAACCCAGAAAAAATAATAAAAAATTGGTTTAGTAAATTAATGCCTGGTGGTTTTTTAGTTATTTCATATCCCACAAAAAATTGTTTCCCTGAATGGAAAGATACTTGTAGAAAAATTGATATTGAATATAGTGGTCTTAGTTTCCTCTACTACAAAGAATTGTTAAAAGATTTCAAGCCAAATGAAATACATTATTCAGAAAAGTTTAATTATCTAGAAAATTTTGAAGATGTATATAAGCTTTTTAGAAGCCTAATAAATTTAGGAGCACAATCAACAAACTGTAAACGCAAAACAGTGAAAGAGTTAAAAGAAATTCAAAAGTTTTGGCCAAAGAATTACAATAATACAGTTAACCTTTCATGGGAAATTGATATTCAAATCATAAAGAAATTATGA
- the bioD gene encoding dethiobiotin synthase, with protein sequence MNGIDSIFKFIICGTDTDIGKTLISSFFVRGLNSFYWKPIQSGIESQTDSQTVETLAQVSREKIIKEAYVFTKPLSPHWASEIDQKTINFDMLRIPKVKGSLILETAGGLMVPITRNFLQIDQIKQWNLPVILVCKSSLGTLNHTLLSIEALKRRNIEILGLVVNGEKHLDNPKTLVEFSGIPLITEFPYIKKIDSNNLDILWKELDIKNKLVSLLNSKIS encoded by the coding sequence ATGAATGGTATTGATAGCATTTTCAAATTTATAATCTGTGGAACAGACACTGATATTGGTAAAACTTTAATAAGTTCTTTTTTTGTTAGAGGATTAAATTCTTTTTATTGGAAGCCTATACAAAGTGGTATTGAATCGCAAACTGATAGTCAAACTGTTGAAACACTTGCACAAGTGAGTAGAGAGAAGATAATCAAAGAAGCTTATGTGTTCACAAAACCTTTATCTCCACATTGGGCTTCTGAAATAGATCAAAAAACTATTAATTTTGACATGTTGAGAATACCAAAAGTAAAAGGCTCATTAATTTTAGAAACAGCAGGTGGATTAATGGTTCCAATAACACGCAATTTTTTGCAAATAGATCAAATAAAACAATGGAACCTTCCAGTAATACTTGTATGTAAGAGCTCACTTGGCACTCTAAACCATACTCTGCTTAGTATTGAGGCCTTAAAACGAAGAAATATTGAGATTTTAGGTTTAGTTGTTAACGGCGAAAAACACTTAGATAATCCAAAAACACTAGTTGAATTTAGTGGAATCCCTTTAATTACTGAGTTCCCTTACATCAAAAAAATTGATTCAAATAATTTGGATATACTATGGAAAGAACTTGACATCAAAAATAAGTTGGTCTCACTTTTAAACTCAAAAATAAGTTAA
- the bioA gene encoding adenosylmethionine--8-amino-7-oxononanoate transaminase produces the protein MKSLDSNTPNQDWHPNIWPPFTQINTSKPQIEVTHGKDALLFTKDPKKELIDAISSWWVTLHGHSNEYIANAIFDQAKNLEQVIFADFLHPQARKLAERLSKLTKLERLFFSDNGSTAVEVALKIAFQSWQNRGETRSQIVAFDGAYHGDTFGAMALGERNIFNENFDDLMFPVRRVPWPSTWINDDEVENKENEAIQKLETLLKTPTVAVILEPLVQGAGGMNMVRAQFIKKVSETVKNNNSLLIADEVLTGFGRCGSLFAFQKAKIIPDLISISKGLTGGFLPMGITLCKEKIFQSFIDDSPKKTFWHGHSFTANPLGCAAANASLDLLEKEPNKYLSFEEKHLSHLIKFKKLPYIKKIRVSGTIAAFDLEIGNKRGYFNNIGKEIKSLAMEEGLFIRPLGNVIYLLPPLCITDDQLEKSYWIISKILDNL, from the coding sequence ATGAAATCTTTGGATTCAAACACTCCAAATCAAGATTGGCATCCAAATATTTGGCCTCCTTTTACTCAAATCAATACCAGCAAACCGCAAATAGAAGTAACTCATGGTAAAGATGCCCTCCTATTTACTAAAGATCCTAAAAAAGAGCTGATAGATGCAATAAGTAGTTGGTGGGTAACTCTTCATGGCCATAGTAACGAATACATTGCGAATGCCATTTTCGATCAAGCAAAAAACCTTGAGCAAGTTATCTTTGCTGATTTCTTACATCCGCAGGCAAGAAAATTGGCAGAAAGGCTTAGTAAATTAACAAAACTAGAACGATTATTCTTTTCTGATAACGGTTCTACTGCAGTGGAAGTAGCTTTAAAAATCGCCTTCCAATCATGGCAAAATAGAGGAGAGACAAGATCTCAAATAGTAGCTTTTGATGGTGCATATCATGGCGATACATTTGGTGCAATGGCACTAGGTGAAAGAAATATTTTTAATGAAAATTTCGATGATCTTATGTTCCCAGTTAGGAGAGTCCCATGGCCTTCAACTTGGATTAATGATGATGAAGTAGAAAACAAAGAAAATGAAGCAATCCAAAAATTAGAAACTCTTCTTAAAACTCCTACAGTAGCAGTCATCCTTGAGCCACTTGTTCAAGGAGCAGGAGGAATGAATATGGTTAGGGCTCAGTTTATTAAAAAAGTTTCAGAAACTGTAAAAAATAATAATTCTTTGTTAATTGCCGATGAAGTATTAACTGGGTTTGGAAGATGTGGAAGCCTTTTCGCATTTCAAAAAGCAAAAATCATTCCTGATTTAATAAGTATCTCAAAAGGCTTAACTGGTGGATTTTTACCAATGGGAATAACTTTATGTAAAGAAAAAATTTTTCAATCCTTTATTGATGATTCCCCAAAAAAAACTTTTTGGCATGGACATAGTTTTACTGCTAATCCTTTAGGTTGTGCTGCGGCAAACGCTAGCCTTGATTTATTAGAAAAAGAACCAAACAAATATCTTTCATTTGAAGAAAAACATTTATCTCATTTAATTAAATTTAAAAAATTACCTTATATAAAAAAGATAAGAGTATCTGGAACCATTGCTGCCTTCGATTTAGAAATTGGGAATAAAAGAGGTTATTTTAATAATATTGGGAAAGAAATCAAGAGTCTAGCGATGGAGGAAGGTTTATTTATTAGGCCCCTCGGGAATGTTATTTACCTCTTGCCGCCTCTTTGTATAACAGATGATCAATTAGAAAAAAGTTACTGGATAATTAGTAAAATCTTAGACAATCTATAG
- a CDS encoding DUF3143 domain-containing protein → MHPSKKPINQNSLQSLELWLTDLGALKDITNPSKWYLLLSNWNATIIFEQEDLCVIWESEGQETKRLFSYCINREDVENAILQGP, encoded by the coding sequence GTGCATCCCTCTAAAAAACCTATCAATCAAAATTCACTTCAATCATTAGAATTGTGGCTAACTGATTTAGGTGCTTTGAAGGATATTACTAATCCATCTAAATGGTATCTTTTACTTTCAAATTGGAATGCAACTATTATTTTTGAACAAGAAGATTTATGTGTTATCTGGGAAAGTGAAGGACAAGAAACTAAAAGACTATTTTCTTATTGCATTAATAGAGAAGATGTGGAAAATGCAATACTTCAGGGACCTTAA
- a CDS encoding J domain-containing protein, producing MKSETSYYKILGVNENASNHELRKAFCKLSIELHPDTTSLEIDVAKSKFQEVLEAYENLNNFNLRKIYDEKIKEKSRSKNSTNVLNNLVMDSNNQNLIGNRRPFSNGELFSLFLLIIIISISLICSIFIASFTGKELDTIPIWLIK from the coding sequence TTGAAATCGGAAACTTCCTATTACAAAATTTTAGGTGTAAATGAAAATGCATCAAATCATGAATTAAGAAAGGCATTTTGTAAACTTTCCATTGAGTTGCATCCTGATACAACTTCATTAGAAATAGATGTTGCGAAAAGTAAATTTCAAGAAGTTTTAGAGGCTTATGAAAATTTAAATAATTTTAATTTGAGGAAAATATATGATGAGAAAATAAAAGAAAAATCTAGAAGTAAAAATAGTACTAATGTTTTAAATAATTTAGTAATGGATTCTAATAATCAAAATTTAATAGGGAATAGAAGACCTTTTTCAAATGGAGAATTGTTTTCGTTATTTCTTTTGATTATCATCATTTCTATAAGTTTGATTTGTTCAATTTTTATTGCGTCTTTTACTGGAAAAGAATTAGATACAATACCCATTTGGTTAATTAAATAA
- the rsmG gene encoding 16S rRNA (guanine(527)-N(7))-methyltransferase RsmG produces MKKQNIPKEISEFITKEEIVMFQELQIKIAELNNKTNLTRLIKGDDYWISQVFDSIWPFKTFPNINFDNKKFLDIGSGCGFPGLAYAITHPNSEIYLIDSSKKKTDALKLLIKEINFKNNIHIINDRIENLAHQSSMRNSFNIATTRAVSNPSTVSEYILPMLKKEGLGVLYCGKWTDEENKNLDKTLEILEGKFKETKKILLPRSKGTRNIILIQPKNLCPEIYPRKIGKPEKHPL; encoded by the coding sequence ATGAAAAAACAAAACATTCCGAAAGAGATTTCTGAATTCATAACTAAAGAAGAAATAGTTATGTTTCAAGAATTACAAATTAAAATTGCAGAATTAAACAATAAAACCAATCTAACAAGATTAATTAAAGGGGATGATTATTGGATATCTCAAGTATTTGACAGCATTTGGCCATTTAAAACTTTCCCGAATATTAATTTTGATAATAAAAAGTTTTTAGATATTGGATCTGGTTGTGGCTTCCCTGGTTTAGCTTATGCCATAACTCATCCTAATTCAGAGATATACCTGATTGATTCTTCAAAAAAGAAAACAGATGCGCTAAAACTCTTAATTAAAGAGATCAATTTCAAAAACAATATTCATATAATCAATGATCGTATTGAAAACTTAGCCCATCAATCGTCAATGAGAAATAGTTTCAATATAGCTACCACTAGAGCGGTGAGTAATCCATCAACAGTTTCAGAATATATACTACCAATGCTAAAAAAAGAAGGGTTAGGAGTTTTATATTGTGGCAAATGGACTGATGAAGAAAATAAAAATCTGGATAAAACCTTAGAAATATTAGAAGGAAAATTTAAAGAGACAAAGAAGATTTTGTTACCAAGAAGTAAAGGTACCCGAAATATTATTCTTATTCAACCTAAAAATTTATGTCCTGAAATTTACCCACGAAAAATTGGCAAACCTGAGAAACATCCATTATGA
- a CDS encoding aldo/keto reductase yields the protein MEYRRFGRTNLKMPILSLGGMRFQKSWDQLDFSEISYEEQNKVENILNMANKYGLHHIETAKYYGTSEVQLGIGFQNTKKIPNIIQTKIPPNSDPEIFERDVMTSMEKLKVKRIDLLAIHGINTDQHLHQAVKDGGCIDILRNLQKENLIGSIGFSSHGKSSLIEKAISTNLFDYVNLHWYFINQENTKAINLANKYDLGVFIISPTDKGGHLHTPSIKMLEFCKPLHPIVFNDLFCLRNKNVHTLSVGIAKEADFDLHLEAVSLLSESEKYVPKIIKRLRQESISALGLEWYQNWNRNLPSWEYTPGNINIPVLLWLSNLIDSLDMEGFARARYQLLGNGSHWFPGCNANLIDVDVAEGQLLKVLEGHINPKKVINKLRTLKEKFGDQVAKRLSKK from the coding sequence ATGGAATATCGTAGATTTGGTCGAACCAATCTGAAGATGCCTATTTTATCTTTGGGTGGTATGAGATTTCAAAAAAGTTGGGATCAATTAGATTTTTCTGAGATTTCATATGAAGAACAAAATAAAGTAGAAAATATATTAAACATGGCAAACAAATATGGCTTACATCATATAGAAACTGCTAAGTATTATGGAACTTCTGAGGTGCAATTAGGAATAGGTTTTCAAAATACTAAAAAAATCCCAAACATTATTCAAACAAAGATTCCTCCAAATAGTGATCCAGAAATTTTTGAGAGAGATGTTATGACAAGTATGGAAAAATTGAAAGTTAAAAGAATTGATTTGCTAGCAATACATGGCATTAATACAGATCAACATTTACATCAGGCTGTTAAAGATGGAGGTTGTATTGACATTTTAAGGAATTTGCAAAAAGAAAATTTAATTGGATCTATTGGATTTTCGTCCCATGGAAAATCTTCACTTATTGAGAAGGCTATATCAACAAACTTATTTGATTATGTAAATTTGCACTGGTATTTCATCAATCAAGAAAATACAAAGGCTATAAATTTAGCAAATAAGTATGATCTTGGGGTTTTCATAATAAGTCCCACGGATAAAGGGGGACATCTTCATACTCCTTCAATAAAAATGTTGGAATTTTGTAAGCCACTTCATCCTATAGTTTTCAATGATCTTTTTTGCTTAAGAAATAAAAACGTCCACACTCTTAGTGTCGGTATTGCAAAAGAGGCAGATTTTGATCTTCATTTAGAAGCTGTCTCGTTGCTATCAGAATCTGAGAAGTATGTTCCAAAGATAATAAAAAGATTAAGACAGGAATCAATTAGTGCTTTAGGCTTAGAGTGGTATCAAAATTGGAATAGAAATTTACCGAGTTGGGAATATACGCCAGGAAATATTAATATTCCCGTTTTGCTTTGGCTTTCAAATTTAATAGATTCGTTGGATATGGAAGGATTTGCAAGGGCTAGATATCAATTGCTAGGTAATGGAAGTCATTGGTTCCCAGGATGTAACGCCAATTTAATAGATGTGGATGTTGCTGAAGGTCAATTATTAAAAGTTTTAGAAGGCCATATAAATCCAAAAAAAGTTATAAATAAATTGAGAACCTTAAAAGAAAAGTTTGGAGATCAAGTTGCTAAAAGATTATCAAAAAAATAA
- a CDS encoding ferredoxin, producing the protein MDFTDPLDNVAENIEITGWEAVLGGQLAEKAVWVDEAKCIGCKYCVHVASNTFIVDEFHGRSRAVRQDGDSIDLIQEAIDTCPVDCINWVKFEELEDLENSLDRDMFQSFGKPPRMNKH; encoded by the coding sequence ATGGATTTTACTGATCCATTGGATAACGTTGCAGAGAATATCGAAATTACAGGCTGGGAGGCTGTTTTAGGCGGTCAGTTAGCCGAAAAAGCTGTATGGGTTGATGAGGCTAAGTGTATTGGTTGTAAATATTGTGTACACGTTGCTTCAAACACTTTCATAGTTGATGAATTTCATGGTAGAAGTCGAGCTGTTAGACAAGACGGAGATAGTATTGATCTTATACAAGAAGCAATAGATACATGTCCTGTTGATTGTATTAACTGGGTCAAGTTTGAAGAATTGGAAGATTTAGAGAATAGTCTCGATAGGGATATGTTTCAATCATTTGGAAAACCCCCAAGAATGAATAAGCATTAA
- a CDS encoding DUF1257 domain-containing protein — protein sequence MSHFSTIKTQLKEAEPLIKALNNLGYNINQEEKFVKGYRGKFTAVDISMNLPGDTKIGFKWDNNSNAYELVTDLDLWKFELPVERFISKVTQMYAYQTIISKTKEDGYQIVEQKNKNDGSIELVLTKWDN from the coding sequence ATGTCACATTTTAGTACGATTAAAACGCAGCTCAAAGAAGCAGAGCCATTAATTAAGGCTTTAAATAACCTCGGTTATAATATTAATCAAGAAGAAAAGTTTGTTAAAGGCTATAGGGGCAAATTTACAGCTGTTGATATAAGTATGAATTTACCTGGAGATACTAAAATTGGATTTAAATGGGACAATAATTCAAATGCATATGAATTAGTTACCGATCTTGATCTATGGAAATTTGAGCTACCAGTAGAAAGATTTATTTCTAAAGTTACTCAAATGTATGCTTACCAAACAATTATTTCCAAAACAAAAGAGGATGGTTATCAAATTGTTGAACAAAAAAACAAAAATGACGGTTCTATTGAATTGGTTTTAACCAAGTGGGATAACTAA
- a CDS encoding DUF2997 domain-containing protein, with protein sequence MPQKTLRFKIHQDGRVEETVEGFTGNSCNEVTKNLEDALGKVTVKNKTSDAFISHQNENLNQHNKESNVTF encoded by the coding sequence ATGCCTCAAAAAACATTGAGATTCAAAATTCATCAAGACGGAAGAGTTGAAGAGACTGTTGAAGGATTTACTGGTAATTCATGTAATGAAGTTACAAAAAATCTTGAAGATGCTCTCGGCAAAGTAACAGTAAAGAATAAAACATCTGATGCTTTCATCTCTCATCAAAATGAAAACTTAAATCAACATAACAAGGAATCTAATGTCACATTTTAG